The nucleotide sequence CCCTATCCACGATAGCTTCGGAAATACGCAGCTCCGCGAGCTTGTCGGCTTTGGCCATAATCACATTTATCATATCGGCGGCAACCTCCCGCTCTTCCAGGGTAGTTTTTAACAATTCTTTTAATTCTCTTAACGCTTCCTTGCGCGACTGTTTAGTGTTTTTAATTTCACCAAACATATACTTCTCAATTCTCTCGTCTAAAAATTTCTGCGCTTCTTCCATCAGTGATTTTAATTCGGCCAGGTCACCCTTAATCTGCTGGGCGTATAAATCGTCCGTGGAAATTTTTTCTTCGCCAAGTTCTTTTTTAATTTCTTGAATCAATTTAATCACTGGCTCCAAATTTTCCTGCCCGAAAAGTATCGCGGCTGACATTTCTTCTTCCGCCGCTTCCTTAGCTTCGGCTTCAAGCATAATCACTTTTTCCTTGGTGCCGGCCACGGTGGTGTAAAGCGACGCTTTGGCTCTTTCTTCATAAGTGGGATTTAAAATCAATTTGTCCTCAATCTTACTCACATTGACTCCGGCAATCGGGCCGTTCCAGGGGATATTAGAAATGGATAAAGCGGTGGAAGCGGCAATTAAAGCGATAATGTCGGGGTCATTATCCGTGTCCAGGGAAAGCACGGTTAAAACGACCTGAATATCGTTTCTGATGCGGTCGTCAAACAGCGGACGGATGGCGCGGTCAACAAGACGGGCGGTTAAAATGGCTTCGTCCGTAGGTCGCCCCTCGCGCTTGATAAAACGCGAACCCTTGATTTTGCCGGCGGCGTACATTTTTTCTTCGTACTCCACCGTCAAGGGGAAAAAATTCATTCCTTCTTTGACCGTCGGGCTCATCACGGCCGTGGCCTGCACTAAGGTATCGCCATACTGCACGGTACAACTGCCATTCGCTTGTGGAGCGAAACGCCCGGTCTCAATGATAAGTTTTCTGCCGGCCCACTCCTTTTCAAAATGTTTTTGTTGAATCATAAATTACTTTCTGCCCAACTGATCGGCGAGCTCCTGAACTTCCCGAGGCAAAAACCTCAAAGCTCAGTTTGTCCGCGGACCAATTGGCTTAATTAAATATTTAAAAAAATTATTTTCTGCTAAATCTCGCTTTTCTGATTAAATACTTGCTTTGGCTTAAATCAATAAAATCATCGGCGATTTCAATCAGATTGGAAGAAGTGGTTTCGCGGAATCCCATAATTTCCACCAAACATCCTTTATTTTCCTGCAGATATTTCACGAGCGGAATAAAGTCGCCGTCACCAGTGACCAAAATCACGCTGTCCAGCTTGTCAGCGAGCTTAATCGCGTCCATGCTCATACCCACGTCCCAGTCGCCTTTTTTGGCGCCGCCGAAAAAAATCTGTAAATCCTTAATCTGGACTTCAAACCCTTGATTGGACAGGGCTTCAAAAAAATCTTCCTCTTCGCCGGATTTGGAACTCACCACGTAGGCAATGGCGCGCACTAACTGGCGCCCGGCTACCGCGTCTTTCAGCACTTCTTTAAAATTGACATTGGCTTGGTGTAAATTTTTCGCCGAGTGGTACATATTGCCCACATCCACGAACACTCCCACCCTTTGCGCTTTGTGTTTTATCATAAAAAATTTTTACATTTAATCTTATCCTAATTATATAACTAAAAATAATAAATGACCAATCGGCAGATCGGCCATTTATCGCGCTTAGGTTAAAGTTTTAAGTTTAAGCTTGTCAGCCAATTCTTCGTAAGCTTTCCTGTTCTCCTTCGCTAAATATTTTACCAATCTTCGTCTCTCTCCGACTTTTTTTAATAAACCCCGGCGGGAGGAAAAATCTTTTTTGTGACCCTTGAGGTGCTCAGTAAGTTCCTTGATTTCTTCCGTCAGGATGGCAATTTGCACCTGCGGCGAACCGGTATCGTTCTCGTGGGTGCGAAATTTTTTGATAATCGCATCCTTTTTCTTTTTGTCTAACATAGTTTCCCCTTCGTGTTCCCAAGCCCGGCCCGAATTGATAATTCATTTGCCCAGCCAAAGCCAGAGAACCGATTATTTATTAACGGATATAATATAACAAACCCTCTAAAAAATGTCAACAAAAAAAACGGCTTATTTATGAATAAGCCGTTGATTGCTTTAATAATACTGGCGATTGTAAAATTTGAGCTTTAGCCGTCCATTCTCACCTTCTTTGGGTACTCCCTCATAGCAAGTGACTCCGCAATTAATCGGTTTTCCCTTTTCATCCAAACGGATAAACTTTTTTTCAGAAAGTCGCTCTAGATTGGCGCGAAGGGCAAGAATATTCAAATGATGAGTGATTGCCAAAACTTTTCTGTCGTGAAAATCGCGAATCAGAGCGCTAACCCAGGAACGATTGCGGTCGCGCACCATAGGAATGTTCTCTCCTTGGGGATACTGATACCAATAAGGGCCGAGTAAATCATACAGTTGGCGCTGTTCTGGATGTAAAACATGAAAAACCCGCCAATCGCTGTAAAACAAGGCCAACCCACGCTCCTGTTCCCTGATTCTTTCTTCTTCATAAGTTTTAACTCGTGCCAACTCTGGCCAACCGCTTATAATACCGTCTAGTGTCTGCCGCGCTCGAAGATACGGGGAGTAAAAAATAACATCTGGCTTTCCAAATTCTTGTTTGAGTTTTTTCCCGACAATTTTCGCCCGGGAACTCTCGATATCCACCAAAGAGGTTTGCGAATCGCTCATTCCCAAAGCATAGCGCTCCGCAATAATTTTTGCCCAAGCCACGGTATTTGCGCTTTCGGGATTATTTTTATACTCCCGGCAAAACTCTTTGTATTCCGGGTCAGCGTTTTTCTCTTCTTTAAGGATATTGAATTTGGAAACATCGTGTCTGATCAACAGTAGATATTCCGGCCATTTCATCGCCTGCCTCCTTTCTTGTGATTT is from Patescibacteria group bacterium and encodes:
- the rpsO gene encoding 30S ribosomal protein S15 produces the protein MLDKKKKDAIIKKFRTHENDTGSPQVQIAILTEEIKELTEHLKGHKKDFSSRRGLLKKVGERRRLVKYLAKENRKAYEELADKLKLKTLT
- a CDS encoding NYN domain-containing protein, with the translated sequence MIKHKAQRVGVFVDVGNMYHSAKNLHQANVNFKEVLKDAVAGRQLVRAIAYVVSSKSGEEEDFFEALSNQGFEVQIKDLQIFFGGAKKGDWDVGMSMDAIKLADKLDSVILVTGDGDFIPLVKYLQENKGCLVEIMGFRETTSSNLIEIADDFIDLSQSKYLIRKARFSRK
- a CDS encoding phosphoglycerate mutase family protein encodes the protein MIRYKRFKRSLKSQERRQAMKWPEYLLLIRHDVSKFNILKEEKNADPEYKEFCREYKNNPESANTVAWAKIIAERYALGMSDSQTSLVDIESSRAKIVGKKLKQEFGKPDVIFYSPYLRARQTLDGIISGWPELARVKTYEEERIREQERGLALFYSDWRVFHVLHPEQRQLYDLLGPYWYQYPQGENIPMVRDRNRSWVSALIRDFHDRKVLAITHHLNILALRANLERLSEKKFIRLDEKGKPINCGVTCYEGVPKEGENGRLKLKFYNRQYY